Proteins encoded in a region of the Candidatus Sulfotelmatobacter sp. genome:
- a CDS encoding TlpA disulfide reductase family protein, with the protein MQRRHALIPLIVLAFLLAGVIAWRVELIRVDRGRDRPRPLALIPVERRAAVSCDVVLPVVPVGMARVRSAEHPLLIHYWAPWERDSRAQSAALDSLAQEFRSGELRIVLVAFDPFPSVARYVGRQRLRLPVLLDGPGELRARIPCPRVPHTVVLDRAGRVAVAQSGEVDWLSPETRRVLEAVERESAAGEPKRVS; encoded by the coding sequence GTGCAGCGCCGCCACGCGCTGATTCCCCTGATCGTCCTGGCCTTTCTGCTGGCCGGCGTCATCGCCTGGCGCGTCGAGCTGATTCGCGTGGATCGCGGCCGGGATCGGCCCCGGCCGCTCGCACTGATCCCTGTGGAACGACGCGCCGCCGTCTCGTGCGACGTGGTGCTGCCGGTGGTGCCGGTCGGCATGGCGCGCGTGCGCTCGGCCGAGCATCCGTTGCTCATTCACTACTGGGCGCCGTGGGAGCGCGATTCGCGCGCGCAATCGGCAGCGCTCGATTCATTGGCGCAGGAGTTTCGAAGCGGCGAGCTGCGCATCGTGCTGGTGGCGTTCGATCCCTTCCCCTCGGTGGCGCGCTATGTCGGCCGCCAGCGCCTGCGGCTCCCGGTGCTGCTCGATGGTCCGGGCGAGCTGCGCGCCCGCATACCCTGTCCGCGCGTTCCCCATACCGTGGTGCTCGATCGAGCCGGCCGCGTGGCGGTGGCTCAATCCGGCGAAGTGGACTGGCTCTCGCCCGAAACGCGGCGGGTGCTCGAGGCGGTGGAACGGGAGTCGGCGGCCGGAGAGCCGAAACGCGTGAGCTGA
- a CDS encoding protein kinase codes for MESMVSKSFGHYTILRKLGSGGMGVVYEAEDSKLGRRVALKFLTPEMGQDAQALERFQREARAASALNHPGICTIFAIEQLEQQHFIVMELLEGENLAQKLNGRALPLDQTLSLGIQIADALESAHAKGIVHRDIKPANIFVSSRGQAKILDFGLAKVGGERRAAPAAGVASHMETVGPREELTMPGTTLGTVAYMSPEQARGQLTDARTDLFSFGAVLYEMATGIKPFEGDTSAIIYEAILNREPPLVDQVNPALPAGLSRILEKALEKDRNLRYQSATDLKTDLIRLKRDVESGARRASDAVESRGGASRAQAEKSIAVLYFENLSGVKEDEYLRDGITEDIITELSKIRGLNIFSRPTVLAYRDKQVTPAQIGQQLKAAYVLAGSLRRAGTRLRINAQLVDTHTDFPLWSERYDREMKDVFEVQDEIARKIAEALRITLSPQEQAALAAKPTENLQAYDLYLRGKSYARRLTRHDSEFALQMFESAVAQDPEFALAHAAIANVCASYYYLYDRERKWIDRAESACERAVALRPHLPEVEVARGWIHYAADLVEESIGCARRAIELKSDCEGAYYLLLRALFSAGRNVEVAEITDAALESSGNDYNIYVPIENALAVLGKEEALRNVRQRSIQALENHLKEMPEDARARTLLATDYAALERVEDAIREASLAMVLRPDEAMVHYNAACTFCALNRKAEALDAMSRAWKAGYRDPIWARRDPDLMLLHGEPEFDRLYPAVPGTA; via the coding sequence ATGGAATCCATGGTGAGCAAGAGCTTCGGGCACTACACGATTCTCCGGAAGCTCGGCAGTGGCGGCATGGGTGTGGTGTACGAGGCCGAGGACTCGAAGCTCGGCCGGCGGGTCGCCCTCAAATTCCTGACGCCGGAGATGGGCCAGGATGCGCAGGCCTTGGAGCGCTTCCAGCGCGAGGCACGTGCAGCGTCCGCACTGAATCACCCCGGCATTTGCACCATCTTCGCCATCGAGCAGCTCGAGCAGCAGCATTTCATCGTGATGGAGCTGCTCGAAGGCGAGAACCTCGCCCAGAAGCTGAACGGCCGGGCGCTGCCGCTCGACCAGACCCTCTCGCTCGGAATCCAGATCGCCGACGCGCTCGAGTCGGCGCACGCGAAGGGCATCGTTCACCGCGATATCAAGCCCGCCAACATCTTCGTGAGCTCTCGCGGGCAGGCCAAGATCCTCGACTTCGGCCTGGCCAAGGTGGGCGGCGAACGCCGAGCGGCGCCGGCCGCGGGTGTCGCCTCGCACATGGAAACCGTCGGCCCTCGGGAAGAGCTGACGATGCCCGGAACCACGCTCGGCACCGTGGCCTACATGTCGCCCGAACAGGCGCGCGGCCAGCTCACCGACGCGCGCACCGATCTCTTTTCCTTCGGCGCCGTCCTGTACGAGATGGCGACCGGCATCAAGCCGTTCGAGGGCGACACCTCGGCGATCATCTACGAGGCCATCCTGAATCGCGAGCCGCCGCTGGTGGACCAGGTGAATCCCGCTCTGCCCGCCGGGCTGAGCCGGATTCTCGAGAAGGCGCTCGAGAAGGATCGCAACCTTCGCTATCAGAGCGCGACCGACCTCAAGACCGACCTGATTCGGCTCAAGCGCGACGTCGAGTCGGGCGCGCGCCGGGCGTCGGACGCCGTCGAGAGCCGCGGGGGCGCGAGTCGGGCCCAGGCCGAAAAATCGATCGCCGTGCTCTATTTCGAGAACCTGAGCGGGGTGAAGGAAGACGAATACCTGCGCGACGGCATCACCGAAGACATCATCACCGAGCTGTCGAAGATCCGCGGGTTGAACATCTTTTCGCGTCCGACGGTGCTCGCCTATCGCGACAAGCAGGTGACGCCGGCTCAGATCGGCCAGCAGTTGAAGGCCGCCTACGTGCTGGCGGGCAGTCTGCGACGCGCCGGCACTCGGCTGCGCATCAACGCCCAGCTGGTGGACACGCACACCGACTTTCCGCTGTGGTCGGAGCGCTACGACCGGGAAATGAAGGACGTCTTCGAGGTGCAGGACGAGATCGCGCGCAAGATCGCGGAGGCGCTGCGCATCACGCTCTCGCCCCAGGAGCAGGCGGCGCTGGCCGCCAAGCCCACCGAGAACCTCCAGGCCTACGATCTCTACCTGCGTGGCAAGAGCTACGCGCGCCGCCTGACCCGTCACGACTCGGAATTCGCACTCCAGATGTTCGAGAGCGCGGTGGCGCAGGATCCCGAGTTCGCACTGGCTCACGCCGCGATCGCCAACGTCTGCGCCAGCTACTACTACCTGTACGATCGGGAACGGAAGTGGATCGATCGCGCCGAATCGGCCTGCGAGCGCGCGGTCGCGCTCAGGCCGCATCTGCCCGAGGTGGAGGTGGCGCGCGGCTGGATCCACTACGCCGCCGATCTGGTCGAGGAATCGATCGGCTGCGCCCGGCGCGCGATCGAGCTCAAGAGCGATTGCGAGGGCGCCTACTACCTGCTGTTGCGCGCGCTGTTCTCGGCCGGTCGCAACGTCGAGGTCGCCGAGATCACGGATGCCGCGCTCGAATCGAGCGGCAACGACTACAACATCTACGTGCCGATCGAAAACGCGCTGGCGGTGCTGGGCAAGGAGGAGGCGCTGCGCAACGTGCGCCAGCGCTCGATCCAGGCGCTCGAAAACCATCTCAAGGAGATGCCCGAGGACGCCCGCGCGAGAACGCTGCTCGCCACCGACTACGCGGCCCTCGAGCGGGTCGAGGACGCGATTCGCGAGGCCAGTCTCGCCATGGTGCTGCGACCCGACGAGGCCATGGTGCACTACAACGCCGCCTGCACCTTCTGCGCCCTCAATCGCAAGGCCGAAGCCCTCGACGCGATGAGCCGCGCCTGGAAGGCCGGCTATCGCGATCCGATCTGGGCGCGGCGTGATCCGGATCTGATGCTGCTCCACGGCGAGCCCGAATTCGACCGGCTCTATCCGGCGGTGCCCGGGACGGCGTGA
- a CDS encoding carbon starvation protein A, with translation MPALYLVVISALAAVVGYRTYGAFLAARVATLDDLKTTPAHTRRDGRDYVPTHRWVLFGHHFAAIAGAGPLIGPVLAAQFGYLPGFLWLLVGSVLAGGAHDFVILTASVRHGGRSLANIAREEVSPVTGAATAIAIVFVMIVALAAMALVVVNSLKESAWGVFSIALTIPIALAMGLWLKGVRPGAIRGVTIFGVIALLLAVAAGAWIQGSPMRAWFLYPEKGIAAGVMVYGFVAAVLPVWLLLAPRDYLSSFMKIGAIGLLAIGVILVNPKLQMPALTPFIHGGGPVFPGTLFPYVFITIACGAISGFHSLIASGTTPKMIDRERDILPISYGAMVLEGFVGVIALIAACALQPADYFAINARPEVFAKLGMAVQNLHVLEAQVGEQLAGRPGGAVSLAVGMAQIFSALPFLKNLMAFWYHFAIMFEALFVLTLIDAGTRVTRYMLQEVGGMAVPSLRDWRGMAPAALFSALAVLGWGYFVWTGSVSTVWPMLGVCNQMLAAFALAIGTSVLINMGRARYAWCTLVPLAFMIVNTLTAGWLNLSVNYLRPQLLAGAPSLWAAFVAAPAPAKLQSVVTLIVMALLVVVVLDSLARWTRWLMGSRAMLADSPSTPTS, from the coding sequence TTGCCGGCACTCTACTTGGTCGTGATTTCCGCGCTGGCGGCGGTGGTCGGCTATCGCACCTACGGCGCGTTCCTGGCCGCGCGGGTGGCGACGCTCGACGACCTGAAGACGACCCCGGCCCACACCCGGCGCGACGGTCGCGACTACGTTCCCACCCACCGCTGGGTGCTGTTCGGTCACCATTTCGCGGCGATCGCCGGCGCGGGCCCGCTGATCGGGCCGGTGCTGGCGGCGCAGTTCGGCTACCTGCCGGGGTTCCTCTGGCTGCTGGTCGGCTCGGTGCTGGCCGGCGGCGCCCATGACTTCGTGATCCTCACGGCCTCCGTCCGCCACGGCGGTCGCTCGCTCGCCAACATCGCCCGCGAGGAGGTCAGTCCGGTGACCGGGGCGGCGACCGCGATCGCGATCGTGTTCGTGATGATCGTGGCGCTCGCGGCGATGGCGCTGGTGGTGGTGAACTCCTTGAAGGAGAGCGCCTGGGGCGTGTTCAGCATCGCGCTCACCATTCCGATCGCGCTGGCGATGGGACTGTGGCTCAAGGGCGTCCGCCCGGGCGCGATTCGCGGCGTCACGATCTTCGGGGTGATCGCGCTGCTGCTGGCGGTCGCGGCCGGCGCGTGGATCCAGGGCTCGCCGATGCGCGCGTGGTTCCTGTACCCGGAGAAAGGCATCGCCGCCGGCGTCATGGTCTACGGCTTCGTCGCCGCGGTGCTGCCGGTGTGGCTGCTGCTCGCCCCGCGCGACTACCTTTCGAGCTTCATGAAGATCGGCGCGATCGGCCTGCTCGCGATCGGCGTGATCCTGGTCAACCCGAAGCTGCAGATGCCGGCGCTGACGCCGTTCATCCACGGCGGCGGCCCGGTGTTCCCCGGCACGCTCTTCCCCTACGTGTTCATCACCATCGCCTGCGGCGCGATCTCGGGATTCCACTCGCTGATCGCCTCGGGGACCACGCCCAAGATGATCGATCGCGAGCGCGACATCCTGCCGATCTCCTACGGCGCCATGGTGCTCGAGGGCTTCGTCGGCGTGATCGCGCTGATCGCCGCCTGCGCGCTCCAGCCCGCCGACTACTTCGCGATTAACGCGCGCCCCGAGGTGTTCGCGAAGCTCGGCATGGCGGTGCAGAACCTGCACGTGCTGGAGGCCCAGGTCGGGGAGCAGCTCGCGGGACGCCCGGGCGGCGCGGTGTCGCTGGCGGTCGGAATGGCGCAGATCTTCTCGGCGCTGCCCTTCCTGAAGAATCTGATGGCGTTCTGGTACCACTTCGCCATCATGTTCGAGGCACTGTTCGTGCTGACCCTGATCGATGCCGGCACGCGCGTCACGCGCTACATGCTGCAGGAAGTGGGCGGCATGGCGGTGCCCTCGCTGCGCGATTGGCGAGGGATGGCGCCCGCGGCCCTGTTCAGCGCGCTGGCGGTGCTCGGCTGGGGCTATTTCGTGTGGACCGGCAGCGTGAGCACGGTGTGGCCGATGCTCGGAGTGTGCAACCAGATGCTGGCGGCGTTCGCGCTCGCGATCGGCACCTCGGTCCTCATCAATATGGGGCGCGCGCGCTACGCGTGGTGCACGCTGGTGCCGCTGGCCTTCATGATCGTCAACACGCTGACCGCGGGCTGGCTCAATCTGTCGGTCAACTACCTGCGCCCCCAACTGCTCGCCGGCGCGCCGTCGCTGTGGGCGGCGTTCGTCGCCGCTCCCGCTCCCGCCAAGCTGCAAAGCGTGGTCACGCTGATCGTCATGGCGCTGCTGGTGGTGGTGGTGCTCGACAGCCTGGCGCGCTGGACGCGCTGGTTGATGGGCTCGCGAGCCATGCTCGCGGACTCCCCTTCGACACCGACTTCCTGA